Proteins encoded by one window of Fusarium graminearum PH-1 chromosome 1, whole genome shotgun sequence:
- a CDS encoding phosphatase methylesterase 1, whose translation MSDLQRTWAKAKFGASNDPFDEPQEEQGQDVLPELPEPVDDDSSSASSASSVSSTGTIIPSPNQKLFARPQGVARGRTLEQIPWTTYFEREVSLKSEQDPEVIYHAYLTSPVGKGPLFVMHHGAGSSGLSFAVVASQIRKRISTAGILALDCRGHGSTYAPEDKAFDMRLDTLSSDLYNVVQLTKTEMSWPEMPPIVLVGHSLGGAVVTDLAKSGKLGTSVLGYAVLDVVEGSAIDALQSMHTYLSTRPLGFATLQAGIEWHIRSRTIRNSISARTSVPALLVFNENDDPTRPWRWRTNLGATQPYWEDWFVGLSKKFLEARGGKMLLLAGTDRLDTELTIGQMQGKYALQVFPEAGHFIHEDLPEKTAVSLVDFFRRNDRTALVLPPKVSDLIKQGKRV comes from the exons aTGAGCGACCTGCAGCGAACATGGGCTAAAGCCAAGTTCGGCGCCTCTAACGATCCCTTCGATGAGCCCCAAGAGGAGCAGGGTCAGGATGTACTCCCTGAGCTGCCAGAGCCTGTCGACGATGACTCCTCCTCCGCTTCGTCAGCCTCGTCCGTCTCATCAACTGGAACCATCATCCCCTCGCCCAACCAAAAGCTGTTCGCTCGACCTCAAGG AGTCGCCCGTGGCAGGACCCTGGAGCAGATTCCCTGGACGACTTACTTTGAGCGCGAGGTATCGTTGAAGTCAGAGCAAGATCCGGAAGTCATTTACCATGCTTACTTGACATCACCCGTGGGCAAGGGGCCACTGTTCGTGATGCATCATGGAGCTGGCTCATCTGGACTGTCATTTGCTGTTGTGGCTTCTCAGATAAGAAAGCGCATTTCGACGGCGGGTATCCTCGCCTTGGACTGTAGGGGACATGGTTCGACATATGCCCCTGAGGACAAAGCGTTTGACATGAGATTGGATACGCTCTCATCAGATCTGTACAATGTCGTCCAGCTCACAAAGACTGAGATGTCATGGCCAGAGATGCCCCCGATAGTGCTCGTGGGACACTCCCTAGGTGGAGCAGTCGTAACGGATCTGGCCAAGTCCGGGAAATTGGGCACATCAGTTCTGGGCTATGCAGTGCTGGATGTTGTCGAAGGCTCTGCTATTGATGCACTGCAGAGCATGCACACCTACTTGTCTACGAGACCTTTGGGCTTTGCGACGCTACAAGCAGGTATCGAATGGCATATTCGATCACGGACAATACGCAATTCCATATCTGCTCGCACGTCTGTTCCTGCGTTGCTCGTCTTCAACGAGAACGACGACCCAACGCGGCCGTGGAGATGGCGGACCAACCTGGGTGCAACGCAACCTTACTGGGAGGACTGGTTCGTAGGACTGAGCAAAAAGTTCTTGGAggcaagaggaggaaagatgCTTTTGCTCGCCGGAACGGATAGACTGGACACTGAGTTGACCATTGGACAAATGCAAG GAAAATATGCCCTACAGGTGTTTCCTGAGGCTGGCCACTTCATTCATGAAGACTTGCCGGAAAAGACGGCAGTGTCGTTGGTCGATTTCTTCCGCAGAAACGACCGCACTGCTCTCGTGCTTCCCCCGAAGGTATCCGATCTTATCAAACAAGGCAAAAGAGTATGA